The Dermacentor silvarum isolate Dsil-2018 chromosome 11, BIME_Dsil_1.4, whole genome shotgun sequence region GACGGACCAGCTTCTTGACACGCTCAGAAGAGCCGGACAGTTTCTGCAAGTACGGCGTGATCTTCTGGACCTTGGCGGACACGTCATTGTAGCTGACACGCAGAAGGCGATGTAAAGCCGCCAAGCAGCGGTAGACCTGCTCTTCGCTGACATCGCCCTGCAAGAACTGCGTGATCGCCGTCGACAGCTCCTCGGCAGCGCCATCGAACAGCTCCCTAGCGGTGAGGTTGAAGACGAGCGCGGCGCCGAGCTCGTGTGCGATAAGTCGGTCGCTGAGTAGCCCGTGGACAACGGCGCGGACGGTGGCTTTAGCGTTGCTGCATACCCGGCCGGTGTTGTCTTGCCACTCGGTTATGTACAGCAGCCACTCGCAGCTGGCCACTTGGCTGCACAGGTTGCAGAGCAACTTGAGCACTTCATCCTGCTCCTGCGGAGGAAGCGTCGCGATTCGGTTTACGTAGCTCATGATAACGTGCTTTCTGCGGTCCTGGTGCAAGAAGAGGATGACGTCCTTGGTTAAAGCCACCGCCTGGAGCACGCGCAGTAATGACAGCCGCACTGCGGACTTCACGTCGCGCGACGTCAGCAGCTTTTCTAACAGGTCGAGCAGCTCGGGGCCCAGCGCCCAAGCGTTGTTGCCAGTGACGACGTACTCGCGGAGCAGGTCCAGCTGCGACCGCTCGTTTTTGGTGATGGCGGTTGTTTTCAGGTGTCCTTGGAGTTCCCTGAAAGCGGCGCTGCCGTCGACCTGAGGGTAGAAGATGGGTTGGTCGTCGCCGCTTTGATCCTCGCGCTTTTCATCCCGTCCTGCATTAGGACTCGTCTCTTGTGGCGCTCTACAGTGAGCCAAGCGGGGCTGTAGGCGGCGAAAGCCTCCTGAGGAGGGCGAGCTCTCCCTGCTTTCGTGTGCTCCGCGTGGAGAACCCTGTTCCCACACCTTATTAATTCGACTCGAGAAACGCTCAAAGAGAGTCACCAGAGCGCTGCCAAGTGACTTGAACAGGAACTCGTCGAGGGGTTCCAGGATCTCTGCCGGAATGGAATTGCCCGTCAAGCACAAGGCGACGTCTTGCGAGAAGTTGTTGGAGTTGTGGCGGAACAGGTTGTACGTGCTTTCCTTGTAGGTGGACTCTCCCAGTTCGCGGATGTACTTCAAGCAGGCGTCAGGAGGCAGTTCCGTGCGACCGAGGCTGATGACCCGGTTCGGTTTCCGGAGGGCCGTCTTTCCCGGCGAACAGCTGCCGATCCCCGTCGGACCAAAGAAGCATTCCGTGCCGTGGACGACTATACTCGTTTGCCATACgtcgggcagctgctttccgacGAGGGCGGGATAAAGTTCTTCGGCGATTCCTTTGGACAGGTCGTACACGTACAGCTGTACTTCGAAGCTGGACTTTGCATTATCGCCCGATGCGTCCGCCATGTCGCCGACGCTGGTGGTCACCTGAAGAAATCCGGCGATCTGGTGGCTACTTCGTTGCCTCGACGCAGTTAGCGTTGCAGGAGACGCCTATGTAAGGAGTCTTCAACACGGGAA contains the following coding sequences:
- the LOC119433116 gene encoding uncharacterized protein LOC119433116, translating into MADASGDNAKSSFEVQLYVYDLSKGIAEELYPALVGKQLPDVWQTSIVVHGTECFFGPTGIGSCSPGKTALRKPNRVISLGRTELPPDACLKYIRELGESTYKESTYNLFRHNSNNFSQDVALCLTGNSIPAEILEPLDEFLFKSLGSALVTLFERFSSRINKVWEQGSPRGAHESRESSPSSGGFRRLQPRLAHCRAPQETSPNAGRDEKREDQSGDDQPIFYPQVDGSAAFRELQGHLKTTAITKNERSQLDLLREYVVTGNNAWALGPELLDLLEKLLTSRDVKSAVRLSLLRVLQAVALTKDVILFLHQDRRKHVIMSYVNRIATLPPQEQDEVLKLLCNLCSQVASCEWLLYITEWQDNTGRVCSNAKATVRAVVHGLLSDRLIAHELGAALVFNLTARELFDGAAEELSTAITQFLQGDVSEEQVYRCLAALHRLLRVSYNDVSAKVQKITPYLQKLSGSSERVKKLVRQIRSRISTSAPTRQQ